A window of the Helianthus annuus cultivar XRQ/B chromosome 4, HanXRQr2.0-SUNRISE, whole genome shotgun sequence genome harbors these coding sequences:
- the LOC110934547 gene encoding auxin-induced protein 15A: MLGKMGSVKKLAKKVKVKVISGTEPSHHEHLLKDQEEACSTPTGFLALYIGEERRRFVVPTGYLSHPLFKMLLDKASDEFGFEQKHGLVVPCSVTAFQEVLSVVECCNGKFDISHLVDEII; this comes from the coding sequence ATGTTGGGAAAGATGGGCTCGGTCAAGAAACTAGCCAAGAAAGTTAAAGTGAAAGTTATTAGTGGCACCGAACCATCGCATCATGAGCACTTGCTTAAAGACCAAGAAGAAGCGTGTTCAACCCCAACCGGCTTTCTTGCACTTTACATAGGCGAAGAGAGGCGTCGTTTCGTGGTTCCAACAGGCTACTTGTCACACCCTTTGTTTAAGATGTTGTTGGACAAGGCCTCAGACGAGTTTGGGTTCGAGCAGAAGCATGGCCTTGTGGTTCCATGTAGTGTCACCGCGTTCCAAGAGGTGTTAAGTGTGGTCGAATGCTGCAATGGCAAATTCGATATTAGTCATTTAGTTGATGAGATTATTTAG